A single region of the Nicotiana sylvestris chromosome 6, ASM39365v2, whole genome shotgun sequence genome encodes:
- the LOC138871661 gene encoding uncharacterized protein, giving the protein MPRIQNEFADALATLSSMIQHPDKNFINHIPVRIHKQPTYCTHVEEETYGKPWFHDIKEYLVKGEYLQHANHTQKRTLRRLSNHFFHNGENLYRRTPDLGLLRCVDAKEASKLLEDVHVGTCGPHMNGFDLA; this is encoded by the coding sequence atgcccagaattcaaaatgagtttgccgatgcattggccactttgtcatccatgatacaacatccagataagaatttcattaatCATATCCCAGTGAGAATCCATAAGCAACCGACTTACTGTACTCACGTCGAGGAAGAGAcatatggaaagccttggttccatgacatcaaggagtatttggtgAAAGGGGAATATCTgcagcatgcaaaccacactcagaaacgcacactccggagattgtccaatcacttcttccacaacggagaaaacttgtataggagaactcccgatttgggattgctaagatgtgtggacgcaaaagaggcttctaaactacttgaggaCGTACATGTTGGGACttgtggcccgcacatgaatggttttgacTTGGCTTAG